From one Culex quinquefasciatus strain JHB chromosome 3, VPISU_Cqui_1.0_pri_paternal, whole genome shotgun sequence genomic stretch:
- the LOC6037767 gene encoding dephospho-CoA kinase domain-containing protein, producing MFLVGLTGGIATGKSTVSKVFKQNGIPVIDTDAIARLVVEPGKPAWHKIKAAFGDGVFHADSGELNREALGKLIFDSLEKRTILNEITHPEIHRVVYKEVIKCFFLGHNFVVLDLPLLFETGIMLSYIHKIITVTCEEDIQLTRLMDRNHLSEADAKKRIKLQMPLEQKCGQSHFVIENSGTLQDTEEQTLKILGVLQDSNQHWKIRGVIFATAAILFSSIAWILNYKYKFLSSSN from the exons atgtttcttGTCGGATTAACCGGAGGCATTGCCACGGGCAAGAGTACCGTCTCAAAAGTGTTCAAACAGAATGGAATCCCTGTTATCGACACCGATGCAATTGCTAGGCTTG TCGTGGAACCGGGCAAACCAGCGTGGCATAAAATTAAGGCCGCCTTTGGAGATGGTGTATTTCACGCCGACAGCGGCGAGCTAAACCGAGAAGCACTGGGAAAGCTTATCTTCGACAGCCTGGAGAAGCGTACCATTCTCAACGAAATTACCCACCCGGAGATCCATCGAGTCGTCTACAAGGAGGTCATCAAGTGCTTCTTCCTGGGCCATAACTTTGTTGTGCTCGATCTTCCACTGCTGTTCGAGACTGGCATTATGCTTAGCTATATCCATAAAATCATTACGGTTACATG CGAAGAAGACATTCAGCTCACCCGACTGATGGATCGGAACCATTTGTCGGAGGCCGACGCCAAGAAGCGCATCAAGCTGCAAATGCCGCTGGAGCAGAAATGTGGCCAGTCTCACTTTGTGATTGAAAACTCAG GTACCCTTCAGGACACGGAGGAGCAAACGCTGAAGATTCTCGGCGTGCTGCAGGACAGCAACCAGCACTGGAAGATCCGGGGCGTCATATTCGCGACGGCTGCGATTCTGTTCTCCAGCATAGCGTGGATTTTGAACTACAAGTACAAGTTCCTCTCCAGCAGCAACTGA